In the Streptomyces sp. cg36 genome, one interval contains:
- a CDS encoding PadR family transcriptional regulator: MAADRRSSWLKGVLDLLVLTCLTGGESYGYEISKTLASAGLGEIKGGTLYPVLNRLEEAGLAVGEFRAAERGPGRRYYRLTDEGRRALTEQGASWLEFHTAVQTMLTSDTPGGRPS; this comes from the coding sequence ATGGCCGCAGACCGCAGATCCAGCTGGCTCAAGGGCGTCCTCGACCTCCTTGTCCTCACCTGCCTCACCGGAGGCGAGAGCTACGGGTACGAGATCTCCAAGACCCTCGCCTCGGCCGGGCTGGGAGAGATCAAGGGCGGCACCCTCTACCCCGTGCTCAACCGGCTCGAAGAGGCCGGGCTGGCCGTCGGGGAGTTCCGCGCCGCCGAGCGCGGGCCGGGGCGCCGCTACTACCGGCTGACCGACGAGGGCCGCCGGGCGCTGACCGAACAGGGCGCGTCCTGGCTGGAGTTCCACACCGCCGTGCAGACCATGCTGACCAGCGACACACCAGGGGGACGACCGTCATGA
- a CDS encoding 3-isopropylmalate dehydrogenase encodes MSRSIDLAVIPGDGIGQEVVAQGLKVLRAVLPADVKLETKEYDLGARRWHRTGETLPDAELEALKAHDAILLGAIGDPSVPSGVLERGLLLKLRFAFDHFINLRPSKLFPNTATPLAGRPDIDFVVVREGTEGPYTGNGGSLRTGTPAEVATEVSVNTAYGVERVVRDAFARAQARPRKKLTLVHKNNVLVFAGHLWKNIFDTVAKEYPDVTTDYLHVDAATIFFVTQPERFDVIVTDNLFGDILTDLAAAVTGGIGLAASGNINPTGAFPSMFEPVHGSAPDIAGQGKADPTATVLSVALLLRHLGHDAEAARIEDAVQADLAERDGSARTTDEIGDALAVRVSG; translated from the coding sequence ATGTCTCGCAGCATCGATCTCGCAGTGATCCCCGGTGACGGCATCGGCCAGGAAGTGGTGGCCCAGGGCCTCAAGGTCCTGCGCGCCGTCCTTCCAGCGGACGTGAAGCTGGAGACCAAGGAGTACGACCTCGGCGCCCGGCGCTGGCACCGCACCGGCGAGACCCTGCCGGACGCGGAGCTCGAAGCGCTCAAGGCGCACGACGCGATCCTGCTCGGCGCCATCGGCGACCCGAGCGTGCCGTCCGGCGTGCTGGAGCGCGGGCTGCTGCTGAAGCTGCGGTTCGCCTTCGACCACTTCATCAACCTGCGCCCCTCGAAGCTCTTCCCGAACACCGCGACCCCGCTGGCCGGCCGCCCCGACATCGACTTCGTGGTGGTCCGCGAGGGCACCGAGGGCCCCTACACGGGCAACGGCGGCTCGCTGCGCACCGGCACCCCGGCCGAGGTCGCCACCGAGGTCAGCGTCAACACGGCGTACGGCGTGGAGCGCGTGGTGCGCGACGCGTTCGCCCGGGCCCAGGCCCGCCCGCGCAAGAAGCTGACGCTGGTCCACAAGAACAACGTCCTCGTCTTCGCCGGCCACCTGTGGAAGAACATCTTCGACACGGTGGCGAAGGAGTACCCGGACGTCACCACCGACTACCTGCACGTCGACGCGGCGACGATCTTCTTCGTCACCCAGCCCGAGCGCTTCGACGTGATCGTCACCGACAACCTCTTCGGCGACATCCTCACCGACCTCGCCGCCGCCGTGACCGGTGGCATCGGCCTGGCCGCGTCCGGCAACATCAACCCGACCGGCGCGTTCCCCTCGATGTTCGAGCCGGTGCACGGCTCCGCACCCGACATCGCGGGCCAGGGCAAGGCCGACCCGACGGCCACGGTCCTCTCCGTCGCCCTGCTCCTGCGCCACCTCGGCCACGACGCCGAGGCGGCCCGGATCGAGGACGCCGTCCAGGCCGATCTGGCCGAACGGGACGGCTCCGCCCGTACCACCGACGAGATCGGCGACGCGCTCGCCGTACGCGTATCGGGCTGA
- a CDS encoding terminase large subunit → MTGFSTDDLPVPYDALLELGLTEDEIGEAVKSRPLVLAHQAPQREGAYFDVPAARRAIAAIESMRHTKGRWGGTPLKLAPWQKVWIIAPIFGWLWFDPELGRAVRVARTVWIEVPRKAGKSTLSSGIGLVLLLADREIGAEVYAAAGSLPQAERVFDDAKRMALTSRAIRGRVEVLRGLIRVPRTGGVFRALSKIAETAHGLNVSGAIVDEVHVHKRRDLIDAIETGTGARDQPLVVFITTADEGTEGSIYDEKHTYTRRCADAVISDPGHYGVIWAAEEGDDPYAEETWRKANPGLGTSPSLAYMRREAAKAKSTPSYFPTFCRLSLNRRMRSSSRWLPLPVWDANAGAVEKKRFRYRRAWGGVDLSAVSDLSAWVLVVESRKPGVELEVISRFWLPEERVDELEQQLQVPLRQWAADGLLTLTEGDAIDYDAIERQIIADCRRLDVQRISYDRMFAGQLVQRIEAKTRGVDVVPVAQTYLGMSPGSKELERLLREGRIHHGGNPILRWNASVVEVYRDGNDNLRPVKPDRGKSSARIDGIAAVVMALDGYVRRPLKRARAASA, encoded by the coding sequence ATGACGGGATTTTCGACTGACGATCTGCCGGTCCCGTATGACGCGCTGCTAGAACTCGGGCTGACCGAGGACGAGATAGGCGAGGCGGTCAAGTCCCGTCCGCTCGTTCTCGCCCACCAGGCCCCGCAGCGCGAGGGCGCCTATTTTGATGTGCCCGCCGCTCGCCGAGCCATTGCGGCTATCGAGTCCATGCGGCACACGAAGGGACGTTGGGGCGGGACTCCGCTCAAACTCGCGCCGTGGCAAAAGGTGTGGATCATTGCCCCGATTTTCGGATGGCTGTGGTTTGACCCCGAGTTGGGCCGAGCGGTTCGCGTCGCCCGTACGGTGTGGATTGAGGTTCCCCGTAAGGCGGGCAAGTCCACACTGTCCAGCGGTATCGGGCTGGTGCTGTTGCTCGCCGATCGCGAGATTGGCGCGGAGGTTTACGCGGCTGCTGGCAGCCTTCCACAGGCCGAACGCGTCTTTGATGACGCTAAGCGTATGGCGCTCACCAGTAGAGCCATACGGGGGCGCGTAGAGGTTCTACGGGGGCTTATCCGGGTGCCCCGTACGGGCGGCGTGTTCCGGGCCCTGTCGAAAATCGCCGAGACCGCCCACGGGCTGAACGTGTCCGGCGCGATTGTGGATGAGGTGCACGTGCACAAGCGGCGTGACCTTATCGACGCGATCGAGACCGGTACCGGCGCCCGGGACCAACCGTTGGTCGTGTTCATCACGACCGCAGATGAGGGCACCGAGGGCAGCATTTACGACGAGAAGCACACGTATACCCGCCGCTGCGCGGACGCTGTGATCTCGGACCCCGGGCACTACGGGGTTATTTGGGCTGCCGAAGAGGGCGACGATCCTTACGCCGAGGAGACGTGGCGGAAGGCGAACCCGGGTTTGGGCACGTCGCCGAGCCTGGCCTACATGCGGCGTGAGGCTGCTAAGGCCAAGTCGACCCCTTCCTACTTCCCGACGTTCTGTCGACTGTCGCTCAATCGCCGTATGCGTTCGTCCTCGCGGTGGCTGCCGCTTCCGGTGTGGGACGCAAACGCGGGCGCAGTAGAGAAGAAACGTTTCCGCTATCGGCGGGCATGGGGCGGGGTAGACCTGTCGGCGGTCTCGGACCTTTCGGCTTGGGTGCTGGTTGTCGAGTCCCGCAAACCCGGGGTTGAACTGGAAGTGATATCCCGCTTTTGGCTGCCCGAGGAACGCGTAGACGAGCTGGAACAACAGCTACAGGTCCCGTTGCGTCAGTGGGCCGCCGATGGGCTGTTGACCCTCACGGAGGGCGACGCAATTGATTATGACGCTATCGAACGGCAGATCATCGCGGACTGTCGCCGGCTGGACGTGCAGCGGATTTCCTATGACCGCATGTTTGCGGGTCAGCTCGTCCAGCGCATCGAGGCAAAGACCCGCGGCGTGGACGTGGTGCCGGTCGCGCAGACGTATCTAGGGATGAGTCCCGGCAGCAAGGAACTTGAAAGGCTGCTCCGCGAGGGCCGCATACACCACGGCGGTAACCCGATCCTCCGTTGGAATGCAAGCGTGGTCGAGGTGTACCGGGACGGTAACGACAACCTACGTCCCGTGAAACCTGACCGCGGGAAGTCGAGCGCACGTATCGACGGAATCGCCGCTGTGGTCATGGCTCTTGACGGGTATGTCCGCCGACCGCTCAAGCGGGCCCGTGCGGCTAGCGCGTAG
- a CDS encoding P27 family phage terminase small subunit yields MAIPGHKPKPHIQAVREGTFRADRNSEGASFAPVPPVEPDWSELLPGDSAEDVRVKARDVWARTVPALVHSAGLTDPQRETAIEYCVTVARLWQAERELSRTGLVVETERGNVKSPWVTIAHQYRSHFRSLVGELGLSPASATRITPPESGGDDDGIFD; encoded by the coding sequence GTGGCGATTCCCGGGCACAAACCGAAGCCCCATATTCAGGCGGTGCGCGAGGGCACGTTCCGCGCAGACCGCAATTCCGAGGGTGCATCGTTCGCCCCTGTGCCTCCGGTCGAGCCGGATTGGTCCGAGCTGTTGCCGGGCGACTCCGCCGAGGACGTGCGGGTAAAGGCCCGGGACGTGTGGGCGAGGACGGTTCCCGCCCTGGTGCATTCCGCTGGTCTGACCGACCCGCAGCGAGAGACAGCCATTGAGTATTGCGTGACGGTCGCCCGACTGTGGCAGGCCGAAAGGGAGTTGAGCCGTACCGGCCTGGTGGTCGAAACGGAGCGCGGGAACGTCAAGTCCCCGTGGGTGACGATTGCCCACCAGTACCGGAGTCACTTCCGCTCGCTGGTCGGCGAACTCGGGCTTAGCCCCGCGTCAGCCACGCGGATTACCCCGCCGGAAAGCGGGGGCGACGATGACGGGATTTTCGACTGA
- a CDS encoding purple acid phosphatase family protein, protein MDIPRFGIPEQLAGRMSMAEQHEYLRTRLTRRGVLRTSVATAAIAGAGVGTGLAASPAYAAPTVLTSRGSATEVDGSLVAPFGRHLAYGADPRTQMAVSWQVPFAVRRPYIRVGLKPWALSHRIGAEVRHLTTPVLNGGKIAAAEQYYVHAGLERLRPGTTYYYGVGHDGFDPADPRNLGTLGTFTTAPERAESFTFTAFGDQGVSYHALGNDQLILGQNPAFHLHAGDICYADPSGSGTTGDTYDARTWDQFLAQTESVAKTVPWMVTTGNHDMEAWYSPNGYGGQNARWSLPDNGPDPVNQPGVYSFRHGNVGVVALDANDISYEIPANFGISGGKQTQWLDKRLGELRADRHIDFIVVFFHHCAFSTTNAHASDGGVRDVWVPLFEKHQVDLVVNGHNHVYERTDAIHQNAVGRKVPIGASTDPTRDGIVYVTAGGAGRGLYDFPAPDSYEGHVKDQESVASYHWVKGRGKETETVEWSRVRFTGFSFLAVEVEAGRRPLMKVSALAETGERIDHFEIRRGK, encoded by the coding sequence ATGGACATCCCCCGTTTCGGAATTCCCGAGCAGCTCGCCGGCCGCATGAGCATGGCCGAGCAGCACGAGTACCTGCGCACGCGGCTGACGCGGCGCGGGGTACTGCGCACTTCCGTGGCGACCGCCGCGATCGCCGGTGCCGGGGTGGGCACCGGACTCGCCGCGTCGCCCGCGTACGCCGCGCCCACCGTGCTCACCTCGCGGGGCTCCGCCACCGAGGTGGACGGTTCGCTGGTCGCCCCGTTCGGCCGGCACCTGGCCTACGGCGCCGACCCCCGGACCCAGATGGCGGTCTCCTGGCAGGTCCCGTTCGCGGTGCGCAGGCCGTACATCCGCGTCGGCCTCAAGCCGTGGGCGCTCAGCCACCGCATCGGCGCGGAGGTGCGCCACCTCACCACGCCGGTGCTCAACGGCGGCAAGATCGCGGCGGCCGAGCAGTACTACGTGCACGCCGGCCTGGAGCGGCTGCGCCCGGGCACCACGTACTACTACGGCGTCGGCCACGACGGCTTCGACCCGGCGGACCCGCGCAACCTGGGCACGCTCGGCACCTTCACCACCGCGCCCGAGCGTGCCGAATCGTTCACCTTCACCGCCTTCGGCGACCAGGGCGTCAGCTACCACGCGCTCGGCAACGACCAGCTGATCCTCGGTCAGAACCCGGCGTTCCACCTGCACGCGGGCGACATCTGCTACGCCGACCCGTCCGGCTCGGGCACCACCGGCGACACCTATGACGCGCGCACCTGGGACCAGTTCCTGGCCCAGACCGAGTCGGTCGCCAAGACCGTGCCGTGGATGGTCACCACCGGCAACCACGACATGGAAGCCTGGTACTCGCCCAACGGCTACGGCGGCCAGAACGCCCGCTGGTCGCTGCCGGACAACGGTCCGGACCCGGTGAACCAGCCCGGCGTCTACTCGTTCCGGCACGGCAACGTCGGCGTGGTGGCGCTGGACGCCAACGACATCTCGTACGAGATCCCCGCCAACTTCGGGATCAGCGGCGGCAAGCAGACCCAGTGGCTGGACAAGCGCCTGGGCGAGCTGCGCGCCGACCGGCACATCGACTTCATCGTGGTCTTCTTCCACCACTGCGCCTTCTCCACCACCAACGCGCACGCCTCCGACGGCGGAGTGCGCGACGTCTGGGTGCCGCTCTTCGAGAAGCACCAGGTCGACCTGGTCGTCAACGGGCACAACCACGTCTACGAGCGCACCGACGCGATCCACCAGAACGCGGTGGGGCGCAAGGTGCCGATCGGCGCGAGCACCGACCCGACGCGGGACGGCATCGTCTATGTGACGGCGGGCGGCGCGGGCCGCGGGCTCTACGACTTCCCGGCGCCCGACAGCTACGAGGGCCACGTCAAGGACCAGGAGAGCGTCGCCAGCTACCACTGGGTCAAGGGCCGCGGCAAGGAGACCGAGACGGTGGAGTGGTCCCGGGTGCGGTTCACCGGCTTCTCGTTCCTCGCGGTCGAGGTCGAGGCCGGGCGCCGTCCCCTGATGAAGGTCTCGGCGCTGGCCGAGACCGGCGAGCGGATCGACCACTTCGAGATCCGGCGCGGCAAGTAG
- a CDS encoding recombinase family protein, with translation MDKAYTPVGTLAQAAETLRGVRCVRLSVRTDETTSPERQRESDDQAAAALDISFGEGAALREAVDLDVSASKVGPFERPQLGAWLKRPADFDALVFWRFDRAIRSMQDMHELAKWARTHRKMIIFAEGLGGTGRLVFDFRNPMDPMSELMMMMFAFAAQVEGQSIKDRVTGAQAAMRKMPLRWRGGGQPAYGYLPAPMPAEYGGVGWTLVPDLEAIETIERIIAALAEGDSPLTIARALNADGVLSPSAHWAAYRARTKHNGAKPEDSTHPKRKPAQWRDKTIVKMLTSPAIMGWKIHRGNPVRDDQGAPVLAAENAILTREEFDQVGALLAPKPVAERPPVRKDSGALLLRVIHCGSCGSRMYLRKARPGKGRDVYQCSSYKYGANCAVPSTVRAEWVDQYVTAEFLRLVGPVHITRTVEIPGYDPQPEIDATLAEFEEHQKQKGRQKSKTAQAAWQRHADSLDARLAELEAREKTEPRREILSTGRTYADNWNSADTMARRTMLVEAGASLTVKRGTKGGWRTLDLRRVEFTITGDLDPAVEENVTVADELATENNPDHAPTAGARAHRNLTPQTLVTAA, from the coding sequence ATGGACAAGGCATACACCCCTGTAGGGACCCTGGCTCAAGCTGCCGAGACTCTGCGCGGGGTCCGATGCGTGCGATTGTCGGTCCGCACGGACGAGACCACCAGCCCTGAGCGTCAGCGTGAGTCCGACGACCAGGCGGCGGCAGCCCTCGATATCAGCTTCGGCGAGGGCGCCGCACTGCGTGAAGCGGTCGACCTGGACGTGTCCGCGTCCAAGGTCGGCCCCTTCGAGCGTCCACAGCTCGGCGCGTGGCTCAAGCGCCCCGCCGACTTCGACGCCCTGGTCTTCTGGCGCTTCGACCGCGCCATCCGGTCCATGCAAGACATGCACGAGCTTGCGAAGTGGGCCCGCACACACCGCAAGATGATCATTTTCGCCGAGGGGCTGGGCGGCACGGGGCGGCTCGTCTTCGACTTCCGCAACCCCATGGACCCCATGAGCGAACTCATGATGATGATGTTCGCGTTCGCCGCCCAGGTCGAGGGACAGAGCATCAAAGACCGCGTGACCGGTGCACAGGCGGCCATGCGCAAGATGCCGCTTCGGTGGCGGGGCGGCGGACAGCCCGCCTACGGCTACCTTCCCGCCCCCATGCCAGCCGAGTACGGCGGGGTGGGCTGGACACTCGTCCCCGACCTTGAAGCCATCGAGACCATAGAGCGGATCATTGCCGCTCTGGCGGAGGGAGACTCCCCCCTCACGATCGCCCGTGCACTGAACGCTGACGGCGTGCTGTCTCCGTCCGCCCACTGGGCCGCCTACCGGGCCCGCACGAAGCACAACGGGGCCAAACCCGAGGACAGCACCCACCCGAAGCGGAAGCCCGCACAGTGGCGGGACAAGACCATCGTCAAGATGCTCACGTCCCCCGCGATCATGGGATGGAAGATCCACCGCGGGAACCCGGTCCGCGACGACCAGGGCGCCCCGGTCCTGGCGGCAGAAAACGCGATCCTCACCCGCGAAGAGTTCGACCAGGTCGGCGCGCTGCTGGCCCCCAAGCCCGTCGCCGAGCGTCCGCCCGTGCGTAAGGACTCCGGGGCGCTGCTCCTGCGCGTCATCCACTGCGGCAGCTGCGGCAGCCGTATGTACCTGCGCAAGGCACGGCCGGGCAAGGGCCGCGACGTCTACCAGTGCTCGTCCTACAAGTACGGGGCGAACTGCGCAGTCCCCTCCACCGTGCGGGCGGAATGGGTGGACCAGTACGTGACCGCCGAGTTCCTGCGGCTGGTCGGCCCGGTGCACATCACCCGCACCGTCGAGATACCCGGCTACGACCCTCAGCCCGAGATTGACGCCACCCTCGCCGAGTTCGAGGAACACCAGAAGCAGAAGGGACGCCAGAAGTCCAAGACCGCGCAAGCTGCATGGCAGCGTCACGCAGACAGCCTTGACGCACGTCTTGCCGAGCTGGAAGCACGGGAGAAGACCGAGCCCCGCCGTGAAATCCTCTCCACCGGCCGCACCTACGCCGACAACTGGAACAGCGCCGACACCATGGCCCGGCGCACCATGCTCGTGGAGGCAGGGGCAAGCCTCACGGTCAAGCGCGGAACGAAGGGCGGGTGGCGCACGCTCGACCTGCGACGCGTCGAGTTCACCATTACCGGGGATCTCGACCCCGCCGTTGAAGAGAACGTGACCGTGGCGGACGAACTTGCCACCGAGAACAACCCCGACCACGCCCCCACAGCGGGGGCAAGGGCGCACCGCAACCTGACCCCGCAGACACTCGTCACAGCCGCGTAA
- a CDS encoding HNH endonuclease has translation MRCIDCTESATHRGRCKTHHATFEGRATVRTRRSRGRRRAARYDAAARLRRRVQERGTAWCDWCMGTFPADGVDVDHVRPLSLGGEDVDSNVQVLCHGCHQLKTSTEFGTARADKTPILAVGGLPCRVSSAPLAVSLGVLGQWVL, from the coding sequence ATGCGCTGTATCGACTGCACCGAGTCTGCGACCCATCGGGGCCGCTGCAAGACGCACCACGCGACGTTTGAGGGTCGGGCCACGGTCCGCACCCGCCGTTCACGGGGTCGGCGACGGGCGGCCCGCTATGACGCTGCGGCTCGGCTCCGGCGACGGGTGCAGGAACGGGGTACGGCCTGGTGCGACTGGTGCATGGGGACGTTCCCCGCGGACGGGGTGGACGTCGACCATGTGCGCCCGCTGTCCCTCGGCGGGGAGGACGTAGACAGCAATGTTCAGGTGCTGTGCCACGGGTGCCACCAGCTCAAGACGAGCACGGAGTTCGGCACGGCACGGGCAGACAAGACCCCCATCCTTGCTGTTGGCGGACTTCCTTGCCGCGTAAGTTCCGCCCCCCTTGCTGTGTCTCTGGGAGTCCTGGGCCAGTGGGTGTTGTAG
- a CDS encoding phosphocholine-specific phospholipase C, whose protein sequence is MTPISRRGFVTLGAGVAAGAVLPGTAAAAGSAPGTALGSGAAAAATGTVKDVRHVVVLMQENRSFDHYFGRLKGVRGFADRSGIALPGGRSVFDQPSGLGRQYPWKLSATPAAGGADGRTLAQCTGDLPHSWTSQHSAWNKGRMDNWVAGVGNVRSLGYLDREDIPFHYALADNYTICDAYFSSTLSATGPNRTFLWSGKVDATSKDGGDESGLTWESYAEALQRAGVSWKVYQNANDNYGDNGLAYFKKFTDAPAGDPLHDRGMASVPAVTGSTPDDIAAAIKADALAGRLPQVSWVVANQAFSEHPYAPPGDGAHFVDLVYRALAASPEVFDSTVLFLNYDENDGFFDHVPPPSPPANTPGEFLTGVPVGLGFRVPMLVMSPWTRGGWVSSEVFDHTSVLRFLETWTAALGTPAACPNISAWRRRVTGDLTGVFDFANPVYGVPGGLPATKALGVNCGPLPNPAPQTNALPAQESGTRPARALPYQPNGNLDRFEFGAAGQVLAWFGMANKGAPASAAAHFSIHPNAYRDTTPYQYTVDAGAAATDSFNIGTAFGDGKYDFTMVGPNRFLRRFTGDATKAGKAVEVAARYGVESGTGKTAIWLKMTNTSASPVTFTVKAGNYRTDGPWTYQVAAGGSTEDFFNAVAYSNGWYDLTVTADSDATWSRRYTGHIETGAPSVSG, encoded by the coding sequence ATGACTCCCATCAGCCGCAGGGGATTCGTGACACTCGGCGCGGGCGTGGCCGCCGGAGCCGTACTGCCGGGCACGGCCGCCGCGGCCGGGTCGGCGCCCGGTACGGCCCTCGGGAGCGGGGCCGCCGCCGCGGCCACCGGCACGGTCAAGGACGTGCGGCACGTGGTGGTCCTGATGCAGGAGAACCGCAGCTTCGACCACTACTTCGGCCGTCTCAAGGGCGTACGGGGCTTCGCCGACCGCAGCGGGATCGCGCTGCCGGGCGGCCGGTCCGTCTTCGACCAGCCCAGCGGCCTCGGCCGCCAGTACCCGTGGAAGCTCAGCGCCACCCCGGCCGCGGGCGGCGCCGACGGCAGGACCCTCGCCCAGTGCACCGGCGACCTGCCGCACAGCTGGACCTCCCAGCACTCCGCCTGGAACAAGGGCCGGATGGACAACTGGGTGGCCGGGGTCGGCAACGTCCGCTCGCTCGGCTACCTGGACCGCGAGGACATCCCGTTCCACTACGCGCTCGCCGACAACTACACCATCTGCGACGCGTACTTCAGCTCCACCCTCAGCGCCACCGGCCCCAACCGCACCTTCCTGTGGAGCGGCAAGGTCGACGCCACCAGCAAGGACGGCGGCGACGAGTCGGGGCTGACCTGGGAGTCCTACGCGGAGGCCCTCCAGCGGGCCGGGGTCAGCTGGAAGGTCTACCAGAACGCCAACGACAACTACGGCGACAACGGCCTGGCCTACTTCAAGAAGTTCACCGACGCCCCCGCGGGCGACCCGCTGCACGACCGGGGCATGGCGTCCGTCCCGGCCGTGACCGGCTCCACGCCCGACGACATCGCCGCCGCGATCAAGGCGGACGCGCTGGCGGGCAGGCTGCCCCAGGTCTCCTGGGTCGTCGCCAACCAGGCGTTCTCCGAGCACCCCTACGCGCCGCCCGGCGACGGCGCGCACTTCGTCGACCTGGTCTACCGGGCGCTGGCCGCCAGCCCCGAGGTCTTCGACTCGACCGTGCTGTTCCTCAACTACGACGAGAACGACGGCTTCTTCGACCACGTGCCGCCGCCGTCACCGCCCGCGAACACGCCCGGTGAGTTCCTCACCGGCGTCCCGGTCGGGCTGGGCTTCCGGGTGCCGATGCTGGTCATGTCGCCCTGGACGCGGGGCGGCTGGGTCTCCTCGGAGGTCTTCGACCACACCTCGGTGCTGCGCTTCCTGGAGACCTGGACGGCCGCCCTCGGCACCCCCGCCGCCTGCCCCAACATCAGCGCCTGGCGCCGCCGGGTGACCGGCGACCTGACCGGCGTCTTCGACTTCGCCAACCCGGTGTACGGGGTGCCGGGCGGGCTGCCCGCCACCAAGGCGCTCGGGGTGAACTGCGGCCCGCTGCCCAACCCGGCGCCGCAGACCAACGCGCTGCCCGCGCAGGAGTCCGGCACCCGCCCGGCCCGCGCCCTGCCCTACCAGCCCAACGGCAACCTCGACCGCTTCGAGTTCGGCGCGGCGGGACAGGTCCTGGCCTGGTTCGGCATGGCCAACAAGGGCGCCCCGGCGTCCGCCGCCGCCCACTTCTCGATCCACCCCAACGCCTACCGCGACACCACTCCGTACCAGTACACGGTCGACGCGGGCGCCGCCGCCACCGACTCCTTCAACATCGGCACCGCCTTCGGCGACGGCAAGTACGACTTCACCATGGTCGGCCCCAACCGCTTCCTGCGCCGCTTCACCGGCGACGCCACCAAGGCGGGCAAGGCCGTCGAGGTGGCGGCCCGCTACGGGGTGGAGAGCGGCACCGGCAAGACGGCGATCTGGCTGAAGATGACCAACACCTCGGCCTCCCCCGTCACCTTCACCGTCAAGGCCGGCAACTACCGCACCGACGGCCCCTGGACGTACCAGGTGGCGGCGGGCGGCTCCACCGAGGACTTCTTCAACGCCGTGGCGTACTCGAACGGCTGGTACGACCTGACGGTGACGGCCGACTCCGACGCCACCTGGTCGCGCCGCTACACCGGCCACATCGAGACCGGCGCGCCCTCGGTCAGCGGCTGA
- a CDS encoding branched-chain amino acid aminotransferase yields MTTPTIELKPSAHPLSDAERDAILESPGFGRHFTDHMVTVKWTEGRGWHDAELVPYAPLSMDPANMTLHYAQTIFEGLKAYRQPDGTVATFRPEANAERFRASARRMAMPELPDELFIAACDALIQQDRAWVPSSGEASLYLRPFMIASEVGLGVRPANEYLFIVIASPAGAYFPGGVKPVSVWLSEEYVRAVKGGTGAAKTGGNYAASLVAQAEAAQHGCDQVVWLDAVEHRWIEEMGGMNLYFVYGDRIVTPSLTGSLLPGITRDSLLKIARDLGYSAEEGRISTEDWKRDNEAGVLTEVFACGTAAVITPVGSVKSARANWTQGDGEPGAVTMRLRKALLDLQTGATPDPHGWMHQLG; encoded by the coding sequence ATGACGACGCCCACGATCGAGCTCAAGCCCTCCGCCCATCCGCTGTCGGACGCGGAGCGTGACGCGATCCTGGAAAGCCCCGGCTTCGGCCGCCACTTCACCGACCACATGGTGACGGTCAAGTGGACCGAGGGCCGCGGGTGGCACGACGCCGAGCTCGTCCCGTACGCGCCGCTGTCGATGGACCCGGCGAACATGACCCTGCACTACGCGCAGACGATCTTCGAGGGGCTCAAGGCGTACCGGCAGCCCGACGGCACGGTGGCCACCTTCCGGCCCGAGGCCAACGCCGAGCGCTTCCGGGCCTCGGCCCGCCGCATGGCCATGCCCGAGCTGCCGGACGAGCTCTTCATCGCCGCCTGCGACGCGCTGATCCAGCAGGACCGGGCCTGGGTCCCGTCCTCCGGCGAGGCATCCCTCTACCTGCGGCCCTTCATGATCGCCAGTGAGGTCGGACTGGGCGTGCGCCCGGCCAACGAGTACCTCTTCATCGTGATCGCCTCCCCGGCCGGGGCCTACTTCCCGGGCGGCGTCAAGCCCGTCTCGGTCTGGCTCTCCGAGGAGTACGTGCGCGCGGTCAAGGGCGGTACGGGTGCGGCCAAGACCGGCGGCAACTACGCCGCGTCCCTGGTCGCCCAGGCCGAGGCCGCCCAGCACGGCTGCGACCAGGTCGTCTGGCTCGACGCGGTCGAGCACCGCTGGATCGAGGAGATGGGCGGGATGAACCTGTACTTCGTGTACGGGGACCGCATCGTCACCCCCTCGCTGACCGGGTCGCTGCTGCCGGGGATCACCCGGGACTCGCTGCTGAAGATCGCCCGCGATCTCGGGTACAGCGCGGAGGAGGGGCGGATCTCCACGGAGGACTGGAAGCGGGACAACGAGGCGGGGGTTCTGACCGAGGTGTTCGCCTGCGGTACGGCCGCGGTGATCACTCCTGTGGGGTCCGTGAAGTCCGCGCGGGCGAACTGGACCCAGGGGGACGGGGAGCCGGGTGCGGTGACCATGCGCCTGCGCAAGGCCCTGCTCGACCTCCAGACCGGGGCCACCCCGGACCCCCACGGCTGGATGCACCAGCTGGGCTGA